In a single window of the Thermodesulfobacteriota bacterium genome:
- a CDS encoding indolepyruvate oxidoreductase subunit beta — MDIKRLIIVAVGGQGNLLASKVLAEAAMLANIPVRMSEIHGMAQRGGVVESSLVFGDAHSTIISDGCADVLLAFEPAEALRALARCNTDSVVVTNTAPMPPFTAAIGKGVYPPVEKIKSLLAEKTAKLVAIDAAGLAAQAGSPLSVNMVLLGALIHTGVLPITPEIVRKAITDFTKKSTVDINLKAFDLGFAAAGKAA; from the coding sequence GTGGATATCAAGCGGTTGATCATCGTGGCGGTGGGCGGGCAGGGCAACCTGCTGGCCTCCAAGGTGCTGGCGGAAGCGGCTATGCTGGCCAATATACCTGTGCGAATGAGCGAGATTCACGGCATGGCCCAGCGGGGCGGCGTGGTGGAGTCCTCCCTGGTTTTCGGCGACGCTCACAGCACCATCATTTCCGACGGTTGCGCCGACGTACTGCTGGCCTTTGAACCGGCCGAGGCCCTGCGGGCCCTGGCCAGATGCAACACCGACAGCGTGGTCGTCACCAACACGGCGCCCATGCCGCCGTTTACGGCGGCCATCGGCAAAGGCGTTTACCCGCCGGTGGAAAAAATCAAGTCTCTGCTGGCGGAAAAAACCGCGAAACTGGTGGCCATCGACGCCGCCGGGCTGGCCGCCCAAGCCGGCAGTCCCCTGTCGGTCAACATGGTGCTGCTGGGAGCGCTGATTCACACCGGGGTGTTGCCGATCACCCCTGAAATCGTACGCAAAGCCATCACCGATTTCACCAAGAAATCCACGGTCGATATCAACCTGAAGGCCTTTGATCTGGGCTTTGCGGCGGCGGGAAAAGCGGCTTAA
- the iorA gene encoding indolepyruvate ferredoxin oxidoreductase subunit alpha: MHKLLTDMDGKETLLFGNEAIARGALEAGVGFASTYPGTPSSEISLSFFQISKQVDDFYFEYSTNEKVAMEVAAAAANCGVRSMCVMKHVGVNVAADTLMTLAYVGVKAGMVILSADDPHMFSSQNEQDNRYYGKLSGLPVLEPSSVAEAREMACYAFDLSEALQEPVILRTTTRINHSTGPVTPGKLKPRQSKGRFVKDPFNYVTVPAVSRKLHVKLLAHLEEARKLSNASAYNFVSGAGQFGVICNGVSHSYVLDALAELKAAERIAVLRIGFSHPMPDAIIKDFLQSKEKVLIVEEGEPVMEEAVKAMAAEACLCPAIAGKGEGLFSRLSEYDPQAVARVMAGFFGLKYDPARPVDPAGVPEIPQRPPNLCPGCSHRATFYAIKQAVNPAETIFPTDIGCYTLGFLPPVAMGDFLICMGSSVGTASGFSRASNQKVVALIGDSTFFHSGIPALINGVFNNHNFTLVILDNGTTAMTGHQPHPGVDMAELNFPGYNRVSIENVVRGIGVGHVAVIKPYNLKKSIEAIKEAVAYPGVSVVIAREVCVLKAKSLKQQSNRVFHVSDRCKNHRTCINEFACPAFYIDPDNRVRINPVLCVGCAVCAQICPEHAIVPVKE; this comes from the coding sequence GCTGTTCGGCAATGAGGCCATTGCCCGGGGCGCCCTGGAAGCCGGCGTGGGCTTCGCCTCCACCTATCCGGGAACCCCCTCGTCGGAAATCTCGCTGAGTTTTTTCCAGATTTCCAAACAGGTCGACGACTTTTACTTTGAATACAGCACCAACGAAAAAGTGGCCATGGAAGTGGCGGCCGCGGCCGCCAACTGCGGGGTGCGCAGCATGTGCGTCATGAAGCACGTCGGCGTCAACGTGGCCGCCGACACCCTCATGACCCTGGCTTACGTGGGCGTCAAGGCCGGCATGGTGATCCTCTCGGCCGACGACCCGCACATGTTCTCCAGCCAGAACGAGCAGGACAACCGTTACTACGGCAAGCTATCCGGCCTGCCGGTGCTGGAGCCCTCGTCCGTGGCCGAAGCCCGGGAAATGGCCTGTTACGCCTTTGACCTTTCCGAGGCCCTGCAGGAACCGGTCATCCTGCGGACCACCACCCGCATCAACCATTCCACCGGCCCGGTCACCCCGGGCAAGCTTAAGCCGCGCCAGTCCAAAGGCCGGTTTGTCAAGGACCCGTTTAATTACGTCACCGTTCCGGCGGTATCCCGCAAACTGCACGTAAAACTGCTGGCCCACCTGGAGGAAGCCCGGAAACTTTCCAATGCCTCGGCCTACAACTTTGTTTCCGGCGCCGGACAATTCGGCGTCATCTGCAATGGCGTCAGCCACAGCTACGTGCTGGACGCCCTGGCGGAACTCAAAGCGGCAGAACGGATCGCCGTGCTGCGGATCGGGTTTTCCCATCCCATGCCGGATGCCATTATAAAAGATTTTCTTCAATCAAAGGAAAAGGTACTCATCGTCGAAGAGGGCGAGCCGGTCATGGAAGAAGCGGTCAAAGCCATGGCCGCCGAAGCCTGCCTCTGCCCGGCCATCGCCGGCAAGGGCGAGGGTCTGTTTTCCCGGCTGTCCGAATATGATCCCCAGGCCGTGGCCCGGGTGATGGCCGGGTTTTTCGGGCTGAAATACGATCCGGCCAGGCCCGTGGACCCGGCCGGGGTTCCGGAAATCCCCCAGCGGCCGCCCAATCTCTGTCCCGGCTGCTCCCACCGGGCTACCTTTTACGCCATCAAGCAGGCCGTCAACCCGGCCGAAACCATCTTTCCCACGGATATCGGCTGCTATACCCTGGGGTTTCTGCCGCCGGTGGCCATGGGTGATTTTCTCATCTGCATGGGCTCGTCCGTGGGCACGGCCAGCGGCTTTTCCCGGGCGTCCAACCAGAAAGTCGTTGCCCTGATCGGGGACTCTACCTTTTTCCATTCCGGCATCCCGGCCCTGATCAACGGCGTTTTCAATAACCACAACTTTACCCTGGTCATTCTCGACAACGGCACCACCGCCATGACCGGCCATCAGCCCCATCCCGGCGTGGACATGGCCGAACTGAACTTTCCCGGGTACAACCGGGTCTCCATCGAGAATGTGGTCCGGGGAATCGGGGTCGGCCACGTGGCCGTGATCAAGCCTTACAACCTGAAGAAAAGCATCGAAGCCATAAAGGAAGCCGTGGCCTATCCCGGCGTGTCGGTGGTCATCGCCCGGGAAGTCTGCGTGCTCAAGGCCAAAAGCCTGAAGCAGCAATCCAACCGGGTGTTCCATGTCAGCGACCGGTGCAAGAATCATCGCACCTGCATTAATGAATTCGCCTGCCCGGCCTTTTATATTGACCCGGACAACCGGGTGCGCATCAATCCGGTGCTGTGCGTGGGGTGCGCGGTCTGCGCCCAGATCTGCCCGGAACACGCCATTGTGCCGGTAAAGGAGTAA